The Vibrio aerogenes nucleotide sequence GTTGGCATGGTGCATCAACACTTTATGCTGGTTGATACTTTTACTGTGCTTGAAAATATAATCCTTGGCGCAGAAACAGGTTGGAAGCTGGAAGACAGTTTATCCTCTGCCAGAAAGAAACTGCTTCAGCTTGAGCAGGACTATGGCCTGGAAGTTCCTCTGGATGCCATTGTTGGCCAACTGCCTGTTGGATTGCAACAACGGGTAGAGATTCTGAAAGCACTGTACCGTGGTGCCAAAATTCTGATTCTTGATGAGCCCACAGGTGTACTGACACCACAGGAAGCAGATCACTTATTTAAAATACTGGATAAGCTCCGGGCGCAGGGAACCACTGTCATGATCATCACCCATAAACTGCGAGAGGTTCTGGCAATCACAGATAATGTATCCGTGATGCGACAGGGACAAATGGTCTCGCATGTCGCCACTGCGGATACAAACCGGGAAGAACTCGCAGAAATGATGGTGGGCAGAAAAGTCCGTCTTCAGGCAGATAAAACAGCAGCGAATCCGGAAGAGGAACTGATTCGCGTGCAAAACCTGAGCTATATCGACAGTGCCGGAGTCAAACGGGTCAAAGATATTAGTTTCACTGTCCGTAAGGGGGAATTAGTCGGGATTGCTGGTGTATCCGGCAATGGTCAGTCTGAAATACTCAATCTGCTGTCAGGCATTACGCCCCCAAGTTCCGGGACCATTGAACTCAATGGCAATACAATCACTTCGGAGCATCCTTCAGATCCTCAAAAAGTCCGGGCTATGGGAGTTGGCCATATTCCGGAAGACCGGCATAAACAGGGGCTGGTGAATAAGTTTGAAGCCAAAGAAGCCTACATTCTGGGCTATCACCATCTGGATAAATATAACCGGGGATTTTTGCAGGATACAAAATCGATTGAACGTCACTGTCAGGAAAGCATGGATAAATGGGATGTCCGCCCAAATGACATTCATTTAAAAACAGCAAACTTTTCTGGCGGCAATCAACAAAAACTGGTGATTGCCCGTGAAATGGAAGAAAACCCGGATATATTGCTTATCGGACAGCCGACCCGGGGGGTTGATATCGGCGCAATTGAATATATACATCAGCAAATCATTGCATCCAGAGATGCAGGAAAAGCGGTATTGCTGGTTTCTGTAGAGCTGGACGAAATTCTCAGTCTGGCTGATCGGATTATTGTTGTTTTTGACGGGGCAATTGTTGGCGAGCTGGATGCCGCTCAGGCTGATGAAAAAACACTGGGGCTGATGATGGCAAACATTGTTCCGGATCATATTAAAAACTTATCTTGCCAGGGAGATCAATCATGAGTCAGACAAGAATCCCTGCATGGGTCACGATCGGCTTACTTCCTGCAGTCAATGTTATGGTTGCTTTTCTGGTTTCTGCGCTTCTGTTTATCTATATCGATATCAATCCGCTTGATGCTGTCAAAGTCATGTGGGCAGGTGCTTTTGGTTATGCCGAGGGACTCGGTTACACACTGTACTATACAACCGGATTTATTTTTACCGGCCTTGCGGTTGCTGTCGCTTATCATGCAGGTTTATTTAATATCGGTGTTGAAGGACAGGCATATATCGGCGGTCTTGGCGTTGGATTGGTTTGCCTGACACTCGGAGACGTTGCCCCCTGGTATATTGTTTTTCCTGTCGCGATTCTTGCCGGAGGCTTATTTGGAGCAGCATGGGCATTTTTACCGGCCTATCTGCAGGCAAAAAGAGGATCACATATCGTGATTACCACGATTATGTTTAACTTTATTGCTTCCTCACTCATGGCTTACTTACTTGTCGATATATTAAAGCCTGAAACAACGATGGCCGTTGAAAGCCGGGTTTTTGCACAAAGCAGCTGGCTGCCGAAAATGCATGATATATTTTCAGCCTTTGGCATTGAAGTCGCCTCAAGCCCGCTCAATATCAGTTTCCTGTTTGCACTGTTATGCTGTGTCTTTGTCTGGTTATTCATCTGGCATTCCCGTTGGGGATATGAGATCAGATCAATTGGTGCCAATGCATCTGCTGCAGATTATGCAGGAATCAACTATCTGAAAATTGTCGTTATTACCATGTTAATCTCCGGCATGCTGGCTGGCTTCTTTGGACTCAATGTTCTTCAGGGTGAACTGCACCAAATCAAGCTTAATTTTGTCGAAGGCTTTGGCTTTACCGGGATTGCTGTCGCATTAATGGGCAGAAATCAC carries:
- a CDS encoding ABC transporter ATP-binding protein, whose translation is MAQSQHYAIELKHIDKRFGSVHANQDIDLQVPAGTIHGIIGENGAGKSTLMSIIYGFYHPDSGQMLIHNQPYQPSNSQDAIAAGVGMVHQHFMLVDTFTVLENIILGAETGWKLEDSLSSARKKLLQLEQDYGLEVPLDAIVGQLPVGLQQRVEILKALYRGAKILILDEPTGVLTPQEADHLFKILDKLRAQGTTVMIITHKLREVLAITDNVSVMRQGQMVSHVATADTNREELAEMMVGRKVRLQADKTAANPEEELIRVQNLSYIDSAGVKRVKDISFTVRKGELVGIAGVSGNGQSEILNLLSGITPPSSGTIELNGNTITSEHPSDPQKVRAMGVGHIPEDRHKQGLVNKFEAKEAYILGYHHLDKYNRGFLQDTKSIERHCQESMDKWDVRPNDIHLKTANFSGGNQQKLVIAREMEENPDILLIGQPTRGVDIGAIEYIHQQIIASRDAGKAVLLVSVELDEILSLADRIIVVFDGAIVGELDAAQADEKTLGLMMANIVPDHIKNLSCQGDQS
- a CDS encoding ABC transporter permease: MSQTRIPAWVTIGLLPAVNVMVAFLVSALLFIYIDINPLDAVKVMWAGAFGYAEGLGYTLYYTTGFIFTGLAVAVAYHAGLFNIGVEGQAYIGGLGVGLVCLTLGDVAPWYIVFPVAILAGGLFGAAWAFLPAYLQAKRGSHIVITTIMFNFIASSLMAYLLVDILKPETTMAVESRVFAQSSWLPKMHDIFSAFGIEVASSPLNISFLFALLCCVFVWLFIWHSRWGYEIRSIGANASAADYAGINYLKIVVITMLISGMLAGFFGLNVLQGELHQIKLNFVEGFGFTGIAVALMGRNHPAGVFLASLLFGFLYQGGAELSFEYGVDRNIVVVLQGLVILFSGALEHMFRPTLERLYLKFFSSEQGAA